Proteins encoded in a region of the Moritella marina ATCC 15381 genome:
- a CDS encoding PhoH family protein, with protein sequence MESTNSKVFILDTNVLLHAPLSIFTFQEHDVMIPMTVLEELDNIKDRGRDVSRDARVAIRALEDIFSNASPEEISQGVPLQKVESKNKLGKISIFADHSVMKQDAFFTDNEPDNRIINAALFLQSQSQREIVLVTKDINMRLKAKGAGLRYVEDYRSDQLIEDIKFLATGFHKFSGDFWQEISECRSESMKSETMGSKTIHTVETEQLKDSFINQYLIDETDHFAARVVGNDQGDISFVDLGRERLMSQKAWGIHPKNIYQGMAMEALLNPHIDLVILTGPAGSGKTILAMAAALEQVIERKMFDKIIVTRNTPEIAESIGFLPGTEEEKMLPWLAAITDTLEVLHKHDECKDGSVEYIKEKANLQFKSVNFMRGRSIQNAFVLLDECQNLTAAQLKTIITRCGEGTKIVCSGNLSQIDSSYLTAVTSGLTYVVERFKNFDGSANVFLKGVQRSRLASFAEHNM encoded by the coding sequence ATGGAAAGTACCAACAGTAAAGTTTTCATTCTCGATACCAATGTTTTGTTGCACGCGCCCCTATCTATCTTCACCTTTCAAGAACACGATGTCATGATCCCGATGACGGTGTTAGAAGAACTCGATAACATTAAAGATCGAGGAAGAGATGTAAGTCGTGATGCGCGTGTGGCTATTCGTGCACTAGAAGATATTTTTTCCAATGCCAGTCCTGAAGAGATAAGCCAAGGTGTACCACTACAAAAAGTCGAAAGTAAAAATAAGTTGGGTAAGATCTCTATTTTTGCCGATCATAGCGTGATGAAGCAAGATGCTTTTTTTACTGATAACGAACCTGATAATCGTATTATTAACGCGGCGTTGTTTTTACAAAGCCAGTCACAGCGTGAAATTGTGTTGGTAACGAAAGATATCAATATGCGCCTGAAAGCCAAAGGTGCAGGATTAAGGTACGTTGAAGATTATCGCTCTGATCAATTGATCGAAGATATTAAGTTTTTGGCCACTGGGTTTCATAAATTCAGCGGTGATTTCTGGCAAGAAATTAGCGAGTGTCGCAGTGAAAGCATGAAAAGTGAAACCATGGGCTCAAAGACCATTCATACGGTGGAAACTGAACAGCTAAAAGACAGCTTTATTAATCAATACTTAATTGATGAAACCGATCACTTTGCTGCGCGTGTCGTCGGTAATGACCAAGGCGATATCAGCTTTGTGGATTTAGGCCGTGAACGCTTAATGTCACAAAAAGCCTGGGGTATACATCCGAAAAATATTTATCAAGGTATGGCAATGGAAGCGCTGCTTAATCCGCACATAGATTTGGTGATCTTAACAGGACCAGCGGGGAGTGGTAAAACCATTTTAGCGATGGCCGCAGCGCTAGAGCAAGTGATTGAGCGGAAGATGTTCGATAAGATCATTGTCACGCGTAACACCCCTGAAATCGCCGAGAGTATTGGTTTCTTACCGGGTACAGAGGAAGAAAAAATGCTGCCTTGGTTAGCGGCTATCACCGATACCTTGGAGGTATTACATAAACACGATGAGTGCAAAGATGGCTCGGTGGAATACATCAAAGAAAAAGCCAATTTACAGTTTAAATCGGTTAACTTTATGCGTGGTCGTTCAATCCAAAATGCTTTTGTGTTGTTGGATGAGTGTCAGAATCTCACCGCGGCGCAATTGAAAACGATTATTACGCGCTGTGGTGAAGGTACTAAGATTGTCTGTTCGGGTAATCTATCGCAAATTGATAGCAGTTATTTAACCGCGGTGACTTCGGGCTTAACCTATGTGGTGGAGCGTTTTAAAAACTTTGATGGTAGTGCCAATGTGTTCTTAAAAGGTGTGCAGCGTAGTCGCCTTGCGTCTTTTGCGGAACATAATATGTAA
- a CDS encoding tetratricopeptide repeat protein: MTATKTALDPKLFKKIEIICEKGEEQLESEQYDTAIETFMEAYDLVPEPKIHWNVSTWILTALGDAHFMLGDWDSLEESAGFAMLCPEGAVNPYLHLRLGQAHFELGNMEPAKEQLTKAFEAEGAEIFGDDDAKYLAFAQA, translated from the coding sequence ATGACAGCAACTAAGACAGCACTTGACCCTAAACTATTTAAGAAAATCGAAATCATTTGTGAGAAAGGTGAAGAGCAACTCGAGTCTGAGCAATACGACACAGCAATCGAGACCTTTATGGAAGCTTATGATCTTGTTCCTGAACCTAAGATCCATTGGAATGTTTCAACCTGGATCCTAACAGCACTAGGTGACGCACATTTTATGCTTGGTGACTGGGATTCATTAGAAGAATCGGCTGGCTTTGCCATGCTATGCCCTGAAGGTGCCGTAAATCCTTATTTACACCTGCGTTTAGGTCAAGCACATTTTGAACTAGGCAATATGGAACCAGCTAAAGAACAGCTAACAAAGGCGTTTGAAGCAGAAGGTGCTGAAATATTCGGTGACGACGATGCTAAATATTTAGCATTCGCCCAAGCTTAA
- a CDS encoding prenyltransferase, whose product MLTFRFKTILRSINLSYFLLTLVCVFLGFSAVVANHDDVNGYVLIAACIAAFVGHFSICTFHEYSDLKHCWAFKANRKQHRGYPRARDQVNSAFLVGVIALVVSLLCGLFLVIQFGLGILPVGIVGLMLLLSYSSIIKKHPIYSLLAPGFGFALLIILGTEFVLVGQYTQLVWVIALIPFFLVNNLWLLNNYGDIKEPEDEDRAQDFPMAYGIKVSNYVYAVFATLAIALIIGYVVIGYLPVLSLLALVPMPLAFYALYGGIKFGQDIAQQPQFLRSNLIATVVTPALLGLTLILD is encoded by the coding sequence ATGTTAACGTTTAGGTTTAAAACAATATTACGATCGATAAATTTATCGTATTTTTTACTCACCCTTGTTTGTGTTTTTCTTGGTTTTAGCGCAGTAGTTGCAAACCATGATGATGTGAATGGCTATGTATTAATTGCAGCCTGCATCGCGGCATTTGTCGGTCATTTCAGTATTTGTACATTCCATGAGTATTCAGATCTAAAGCATTGCTGGGCATTTAAAGCCAACCGTAAGCAACATCGGGGTTACCCACGAGCGCGAGATCAAGTTAACTCAGCATTCCTGGTCGGGGTTATTGCCTTGGTTGTGAGCTTGTTGTGCGGTTTATTTTTGGTCATACAATTTGGTTTAGGTATCTTGCCAGTGGGTATTGTCGGTTTAATGTTGTTACTGAGTTACAGTAGTATTATTAAAAAACACCCGATTTATTCGTTATTAGCCCCAGGGTTTGGTTTTGCATTATTAATTATATTAGGCACCGAATTCGTGTTGGTCGGCCAATATACGCAGCTGGTTTGGGTGATTGCGTTGATCCCATTTTTCTTAGTGAACAACTTATGGTTACTGAATAACTATGGGGACATTAAAGAGCCTGAAGATGAAGATAGGGCACAAGATTTTCCAATGGCGTATGGTATAAAAGTCAGTAATTATGTCTATGCTGTCTTCGCTACATTGGCGATAGCGCTGATTATTGGTTACGTTGTAATTGGTTATTTACCGGTCTTGAGTTTGCTTGCATTAGTACCTATGCCATTAGCATTTTATGCGCTTTATGGTGGTATCAAATTTGGTCAGGATATTGCGCAGCAACCTCAGTTTTTACGTTCAAATTTGATTGCGACTGTGGTAACACCGGCGTTATTGGGATTAACGCTGATTTTAGATTAG
- a CDS encoding RidA family protein, giving the protein MIERMETKPRMSRIVKHNGTIYLCGQVCADATYGIKEQTETMLAKVTELLEQAGSDKKHMLSATIYIKEMTDFAEMNAVWDAWVPAGYAPARACVQASMAREALLVEISVVAAEIV; this is encoded by the coding sequence ATGATAGAACGTATGGAAACTAAACCAAGAATGAGCCGTATTGTAAAGCACAATGGCACTATCTACTTATGTGGCCAAGTATGCGCAGATGCAACGTATGGTATTAAAGAGCAAACTGAAACCATGCTAGCAAAAGTAACTGAATTATTAGAACAAGCTGGCAGTGACAAAAAACATATGTTGTCAGCGACGATTTATATTAAAGAAATGACGGATTTTGCTGAAATGAATGCTGTGTGGGATGCTTGGGTTCCCGCTGGTTATGCACCTGCACGTGCATGCGTACAAGCAAGTATGGCGCGTGAAGCGTTATTAGTTGAAATCTCAGTCGTTGCTGCAGAGATCGTATAA
- a CDS encoding transporter substrate-binding domain-containing protein, with amino-acid sequence MTKASCIITLLCSFSLASISLSAHAGIDKIRLTTEERTYLTSRAPIKLCIDPNWMPYEAWDPKLGYVGIAADYVAVFSQMLDVEFEVRETDTWQQSLDVTRSGGCDVLSFLNQTPRRSQWLLFTTPYVEAEAALATLKNMHGIRNLKSLRGKTVAVVEGYVYEEYLRSNYPRVIVSRVDSTDEALQKTANGEIVATIESLFVLRYKIAKLGLKNLTVSGRTKYVNRYRFGVRKDQAMLRKILDKAIMQIEPKVENKILRKWSLEHNY; translated from the coding sequence ATGACAAAAGCAAGCTGTATAATCACGCTATTATGTTCATTCAGTTTAGCCAGTATTAGTTTATCTGCCCATGCGGGGATCGATAAAATACGCCTTACAACCGAAGAACGTACTTACTTGACCAGTCGCGCGCCGATCAAACTCTGTATCGACCCGAACTGGATGCCTTATGAAGCGTGGGACCCAAAACTTGGTTATGTTGGTATTGCAGCGGATTATGTCGCGGTGTTTTCTCAGATGTTAGATGTCGAGTTTGAAGTCAGAGAAACAGATACTTGGCAGCAAAGTTTAGATGTCACCCGCAGCGGTGGCTGTGATGTATTATCCTTCCTTAATCAAACCCCGAGACGTTCACAATGGCTTTTATTTACAACACCTTATGTTGAAGCTGAGGCGGCATTAGCAACCTTGAAAAACATGCATGGGATCCGTAACTTAAAATCATTACGTGGTAAAACCGTCGCTGTTGTTGAAGGTTATGTCTATGAAGAATATCTCCGTAGCAACTATCCAAGAGTGATTGTTAGTCGAGTTGATAGCACGGATGAGGCGCTGCAAAAAACCGCGAACGGTGAAATTGTCGCGACCATCGAATCATTATTTGTATTACGTTACAAAATTGCCAAACTCGGATTGAAGAATTTAACGGTATCGGGGCGGACTAAATATGTTAATCGCTATCGTTTTGGGGTTCGTAAAGACCAAGCGATGTTACGAAAAATTTTAGATAAAGCGATAATGCAAATTGAGCCGAAAGTAGAAAATAAAATTTTACGAAAATGGAGTTTAGAGCATAACTATTGA
- the rcsF gene encoding Rcs stress response system protein RcsF yields the protein MKYLLLLTILLSGCSTYPLQTNLDKDNFTNYFAISDVEYYTTSSLQHSHVEQLGLVEGESCQTADNQPPAEEQQAKIAAKRQAAALNANGIIIRSCIAPPASKACLSSYLCYGDAIKVSPLASSSDDNL from the coding sequence ATGAAATATTTATTATTACTGACAATACTCTTAAGTGGCTGTAGTACCTACCCGCTGCAGACCAATTTAGATAAAGACAATTTCACCAATTACTTCGCCATTTCCGATGTCGAGTATTATACCACCAGTTCACTACAACATAGCCACGTTGAGCAGTTAGGCTTAGTCGAAGGCGAAAGCTGTCAAACCGCTGATAACCAGCCTCCAGCAGAAGAACAACAAGCAAAAATAGCAGCAAAACGTCAAGCAGCGGCCCTCAATGCAAATGGTATTATTATTCGTTCATGTATTGCCCCACCCGCTTCAAAAGCCTGCTTGAGTAGTTACCTCTGTTATGGTGATGCGATCAAAGTGAGTCCCTTAGCAAGCAGCAGTGACGATAACCTATAA
- the tsaA gene encoding tRNA (N6-threonylcarbamoyladenosine(37)-N6)-methyltransferase TrmO, protein MKLELNTVGIIHTPYKEKFAVPRQPGLVSAAKAQLILSPPYDEADALRGIEQFSHVWLIFAFHETMDKGWNPTVRPPRLGGNERLGVFATRSTFRPNPLGLSVAKLDGISIKNNQCILNLSGIDLVDGTPILDIKPYVPYADRLTDAQAGYANDAPIADMQVLFTDEAVTQIGAQHKKHPELRDFIAQVLAQDPRPAYKKNKTIRQEYGVKLYDFNVRWVVESDVTTVVSVIKDETPVALVSEQPAEK, encoded by the coding sequence ATGAAATTAGAACTCAATACTGTTGGTATCATCCACACCCCCTATAAAGAAAAATTTGCCGTACCACGCCAACCAGGGCTAGTGTCAGCAGCTAAAGCGCAGCTTATCTTGAGCCCACCGTATGATGAAGCGGATGCATTACGTGGTATTGAACAGTTTAGTCATGTTTGGCTGATATTTGCTTTTCATGAAACCATGGATAAAGGTTGGAATCCGACCGTGCGTCCACCACGTTTAGGGGGTAACGAACGTTTAGGCGTATTTGCTACTCGCTCTACATTTCGCCCCAATCCATTAGGGTTATCGGTCGCGAAACTGGACGGTATTAGCATCAAGAATAATCAGTGTATTTTGAATTTATCCGGCATAGATCTGGTTGATGGCACACCAATTTTAGATATCAAACCCTATGTGCCTTACGCCGATAGATTAACGGATGCACAAGCGGGCTATGCCAATGACGCGCCAATTGCTGATATGCAGGTATTATTTACCGATGAAGCCGTGACTCAAATAGGCGCCCAGCACAAAAAACACCCAGAATTACGCGACTTTATTGCCCAGGTATTAGCGCAAGATCCACGCCCTGCTTACAAAAAGAATAAAACTATCCGTCAGGAATACGGCGTGAAGTTATATGATTTTAATGTGCGTTGGGTAGTCGAAAGCGATGTTACGACGGTTGTTTCTGTCATAAAAGATGAGACGCCAGTAGCGTTAGTATCAGAGCAGCCAGCAGAAAAATAG
- a CDS encoding transglycosylase SLT domain-containing protein: MNKILRLAALIMVSSLLFGCSSQPRNPENICDIFIEKYDWYEAAIDSQEKWGVPVHVPMAMMYQESSFKHNAQPPMQYWWIIPTGRASSAYGYAQAKTMTWGDYVKETGNSWSSRSDFHDAMDFMGWFMNKTQKINGVSKWSAEQQYLNYHEGWGGYQRKTYNQKPWLKKVAKKVDQRSLKYAGQYRTCKDDLDSNWVWRLFFL, translated from the coding sequence ATGAATAAAATACTGAGATTAGCTGCACTTATAATGGTCAGCAGTTTATTATTTGGTTGTTCTTCGCAACCTCGTAATCCAGAAAATATTTGCGATATCTTCATTGAAAAATATGATTGGTATGAAGCGGCCATCGACAGTCAAGAGAAATGGGGGGTGCCTGTGCACGTTCCTATGGCGATGATGTATCAAGAAAGCTCATTTAAGCATAATGCGCAGCCGCCGATGCAGTATTGGTGGATAATCCCGACGGGACGTGCAAGTTCTGCCTATGGTTACGCCCAAGCAAAAACCATGACATGGGGTGATTACGTTAAAGAAACGGGTAACAGCTGGTCAAGTCGCTCAGATTTTCATGACGCGATGGATTTTATGGGCTGGTTTATGAATAAAACTCAAAAAATCAACGGTGTATCTAAGTGGAGCGCTGAGCAGCAATACTTAAATTATCATGAAGGTTGGGGCGGTTATCAGCGTAAAACCTATAATCAAAAACCGTGGTTGAAGAAAGTAGCGAAAAAAGTAGATCAACGTTCGTTAAAATACGCGGGTCAGTATCGCACTTGTAAAGACGATTTAGACTCTAACTGGGTTTGGCGTTTGTTCTTCTTATAA
- a CDS encoding proline--tRNA ligase, which produces MRSSNYLLSTLKETPNDAEVISHQLMLRAGMVRRLASGLYTWLPTGLRVLRKVENIVREEMDKAGAVETLMPMVQPADLWQETGRIDKFGPELLRINDRHNRPFVLGPTHEEVITDIARKEINSYKQLPLTLYQIQTKFRDEVRPRFGVMRSREFLMKDAYSFHLSDECLNETYNKMHTAYCNIFERIGLEYRPVLADTGSIGGAVSHEFHVLAESGEDDIVFSDGSDYAANIEKAEALAPAGERPAATQALTVVATPDAHSIEDVCKFLEVDATQTVKTLLVAAEAEEGQAQGVIALVLRGDHELNEVKAEKIAGVAAPLTFANEAQIQAAANCDAGSIGPQGLNCPVVVDRSAAHLADFVCGANVNGQHITGANWDRDISDYTVADLRNVVEGEASPCGKGTLSIKRGIEVGHIFQLGTQYAESMGAGVLNMQGKQQTMTMGCYGVGVSRIVASAIEQNHDENGIIWNESIAPYKVSIIPMNMHKSAEVKEAAEKIYADLQAAGIEVLFDDRKERPGVMFADSELIGIPHNIIIGDRSLKNGLVDHKLRTTGDKTEIALTDIVEHIKSLLA; this is translated from the coding sequence ATGCGTAGCAGCAATTACTTGCTTTCAACTTTGAAAGAAACTCCAAATGACGCAGAAGTAATTAGCCACCAGCTAATGCTTCGTGCAGGTATGGTTCGTCGTCTTGCATCAGGTCTATACACTTGGTTACCGACAGGCTTACGAGTTTTACGTAAAGTAGAAAACATCGTACGTGAAGAGATGGATAAAGCAGGTGCTGTTGAAACGCTAATGCCGATGGTTCAGCCCGCTGATCTATGGCAAGAAACAGGTCGCATCGATAAATTCGGTCCAGAGTTGTTACGTATTAACGATCGCCACAACCGTCCTTTTGTTTTAGGTCCAACGCACGAAGAAGTGATCACTGATATCGCGCGTAAAGAAATCAACAGCTACAAACAACTGCCGTTGACGCTTTATCAGATCCAAACTAAATTCCGTGATGAAGTTCGTCCTCGTTTCGGTGTAATGCGTTCGCGTGAATTCCTGATGAAAGATGCTTATTCTTTCCATTTATCAGATGAATGTCTAAACGAAACGTACAACAAAATGCACACAGCCTATTGCAACATCTTTGAACGCATTGGCCTAGAATACCGTCCGGTACTAGCTGATACTGGTTCAATTGGTGGTGCTGTATCTCACGAATTCCACGTACTTGCAGAAAGCGGCGAAGACGATATCGTATTCTCTGACGGCAGCGATTACGCAGCAAACATTGAAAAAGCAGAAGCATTAGCACCTGCTGGCGAACGTCCTGCAGCAACGCAAGCACTCACTGTTGTTGCTACACCAGATGCACACAGCATCGAAGACGTTTGCAAATTCTTAGAAGTTGACGCAACACAAACAGTTAAAACACTGCTTGTAGCTGCTGAAGCTGAAGAAGGCCAAGCACAAGGCGTTATCGCTCTTGTACTACGCGGCGATCATGAACTAAACGAAGTGAAAGCAGAGAAAATTGCTGGTGTTGCTGCTCCGTTAACATTTGCTAACGAAGCACAAATCCAAGCGGCTGCAAACTGCGATGCTGGCTCTATCGGTCCTCAAGGTCTGAATTGCCCTGTTGTTGTTGATCGCAGCGCTGCACACCTAGCAGACTTTGTTTGTGGTGCTAACGTGAATGGCCAGCACATCACTGGCGCTAACTGGGATCGCGACATTAGCGATTACACAGTTGCAGATTTACGTAACGTTGTTGAAGGTGAAGCTAGCCCATGTGGTAAGGGTACACTTTCTATTAAACGTGGTATCGAAGTAGGTCATATCTTCCAACTTGGTACGCAATACGCAGAATCAATGGGCGCTGGCGTACTGAACATGCAAGGTAAACAGCAAACCATGACTATGGGTTGTTACGGTGTTGGTGTTTCTCGTATCGTTGCATCAGCAATCGAACAGAACCATGATGAAAACGGTATTATCTGGAACGAGTCAATCGCACCGTATAAAGTATCTATCATCCCAATGAACATGCATAAATCAGCCGAAGTAAAAGAAGCAGCAGAGAAAATCTACGCTGACCTTCAAGCTGCTGGCATTGAAGTATTGTTCGATGATCGTAAAGAGCGTCCAGGTGTAATGTTTGCGGATTCTGAACTTATCGGTATCCCACACAACATCATCATTGGCGACCGTAGTCTGAAGAATGGTCTAGTTGACCACAAACTACGTACAACTGGTGATAAGACTGAGATCGCACTGACAGACATCGTTGAACACATTAAAAGCTTACTAGCTTAA
- a CDS encoding prepilin-type N-terminal cleavage/methylation domain-containing protein translates to MNKQQGFTLIELVIIIIVLGILAAIAIPKFTNLSSDARLASLRGMEGAMRSGANLIHSKAVIIGADKDAITTDIDGVNMQLHSGYPVGNWINGIRYIVNLDAINFSQSATICDADWCGRGNQVRLPSGITTTQPGRIGKVYPRGYSWNDKCGVYYINHEDGRPAVIGLETEDCK, encoded by the coding sequence ATGAATAAGCAACAAGGTTTTACATTAATAGAACTCGTCATCATCATTATCGTATTAGGCATACTAGCCGCAATTGCCATACCTAAATTCACCAACTTATCATCAGACGCCCGACTTGCTTCACTTCGAGGAATGGAAGGTGCGATGCGTAGCGGTGCTAATTTAATCCATTCAAAAGCCGTAATCATCGGTGCTGACAAAGATGCTATAACGACAGATATTGATGGGGTGAACATGCAATTACACAGTGGTTATCCCGTAGGAAATTGGATCAATGGTATTCGCTACATCGTTAATTTAGATGCAATTAATTTTTCTCAATCAGCTACGATATGTGATGCAGACTGGTGCGGTAGAGGCAACCAAGTAAGACTGCCAAGCGGTATCACAACAACGCAACCGGGCCGAATAGGTAAAGTATATCCGAGAGGCTATAGTTGGAATGATAAGTGTGGGGTTTATTATATTAATCATGAAGATGGTAGACCCGCGGTGATCGGCCTAGAAACTGAAGATTGTAAATAA
- a CDS encoding DUF3465 domain-containing protein: MKRIFTHLFIILSLFSFNTWANDGVLKHAYNNQQSDVQVKGSGKVTRILADDNKGSRHQKFLLQLKTSQTILIAHNIDLAPRINNLKVGDTVQFYGEYEWNSKGGVIHWTHKDPRDNHKHGWLKHRGRVYN, translated from the coding sequence ATGAAACGGATTTTTACTCACTTATTCATAATTTTAAGTCTATTTTCTTTCAACACTTGGGCAAATGACGGCGTCTTAAAGCACGCTTATAATAACCAACAAAGTGATGTCCAAGTTAAAGGTTCAGGCAAGGTCACCCGTATACTTGCTGATGATAATAAAGGCTCCCGCCATCAGAAATTCTTGTTACAGCTGAAGACTAGTCAAACTATATTGATCGCGCATAATATTGATTTAGCGCCACGCATTAATAACTTAAAAGTCGGTGATACAGTTCAGTTCTACGGTGAATACGAGTGGAACAGCAAAGGTGGTGTTATCCATTGGACCCATAAAGATCCGCGTGATAATCATAAGCACGGTTGGTTGAAGCACCGCGGTAGGGTTTATAACTGA
- a CDS encoding patatin-like phospholipase family protein, which yields MSGTKQGLLLTGGGARAAYQVGALKAIAEFYPRNHGTPFKVITGTSAGAINSCAIACYASCFRLGVKKLEYIWNNFHANQVFQCSFNEISRHLLLTFLSKFQSHHVTRQPVSLFNNKPLHQLLDRYLDMRRIDLNIQRQHLDAISITASDYNNGDSISFFQGNQQLQEWQRARRSGLRTRLHTNHLLASSAIPLVFPCTQIGRDFYGDGSVHQLSPLSPAIHLGAEKLLVIGAEQPPQQLKPVEVRQTPSGADIAGHLLDTIFTDTLNSDIERLTRVNETLALTPESQQASVQSSLNMKQIGLFRLANEHDINAIADKYFHDLPITIRTLLRTIGVNQHSHSSITSYLMFEQNYTRELMNLGYQDVLKQEKELRTFLGIN from the coding sequence ATGAGTGGGACTAAACAAGGATTGTTATTAACAGGCGGTGGCGCAAGGGCGGCGTATCAAGTCGGTGCATTAAAAGCCATTGCGGAATTCTACCCGCGTAATCATGGCACGCCCTTTAAAGTCATTACCGGCACATCCGCAGGAGCCATCAATAGTTGCGCAATCGCTTGTTATGCGAGTTGCTTTCGTTTAGGGGTGAAAAAGCTCGAGTATATCTGGAATAACTTCCACGCGAATCAAGTCTTTCAATGCAGTTTCAACGAGATATCACGACACTTATTATTAACGTTTCTATCCAAGTTTCAGTCTCACCATGTAACACGTCAGCCAGTATCCTTGTTTAACAACAAACCCTTACACCAATTACTCGACCGGTACTTAGATATGCGCCGAATCGATCTGAATATTCAACGCCAGCACCTCGATGCTATTTCGATCACTGCTTCCGATTATAACAACGGCGACTCCATCAGCTTTTTTCAAGGTAATCAACAACTGCAAGAATGGCAACGCGCCCGCCGTAGTGGTTTACGCACCCGCTTACACACCAACCACCTACTCGCGTCCTCTGCGATCCCATTGGTTTTTCCCTGCACGCAGATAGGCCGTGATTTTTATGGTGACGGTTCCGTACACCAACTGTCACCACTGAGCCCCGCCATTCACCTTGGCGCAGAGAAACTATTAGTGATCGGTGCAGAGCAACCACCGCAACAGCTTAAACCCGTAGAAGTACGTCAAACCCCATCGGGCGCTGATATCGCAGGCCATTTGCTTGATACCATTTTTACCGATACCCTAAACTCCGACATCGAACGCTTAACCCGCGTTAATGAAACCTTGGCATTAACACCTGAATCTCAGCAAGCATCAGTGCAATCATCATTAAACATGAAACAGATCGGCTTATTCAGACTCGCCAACGAGCATGATATCAATGCCATCGCTGATAAATACTTTCACGATTTACCCATCACTATTCGTACCTTATTACGTACTATCGGCGTCAATCAACACAGCCATTCATCCATCACGTCTTATCTGATGTTTGAACAAAACTATACTCGAGAGTTAATGAATTTAGGCTATCAAGATGTATTAAAACAGGAAAAGGAATTAAGAACATTTTTAGGCATTAACTAA